A stretch of Imperialibacter roseus DNA encodes these proteins:
- a CDS encoding cation diffusion facilitator family transporter, which translates to MAEAKNTPNKGLRTTLIGIIVSALLAVVKALGGIFGHSYALIADAIESGADVFTSTMLWIGLKWSAKPADDNHPYGHGKAEALVALGISLALVIAAGIIIRDSVLHIMEPHKTPAPYTLIILVVVILTKELLYRFVLKTGTEINSGAVKADAFHHRSDAITSAAAFIGISIALIGGEGYEVADDFAALMAGGFIIYNACGIARPAIGELLDEALEPDLQEDISGIALSVNAVQVVQKCRSRKMGTGYHVDLHIWINGDLTVKHGHDIAHEVKDKIMKNVPYVLDVHIHVEPNSTQKESWHDQRTRK; encoded by the coding sequence ATGGCAGAGGCTAAAAATACTCCAAACAAAGGTTTGCGCACCACACTCATTGGCATAATTGTAAGTGCATTATTGGCAGTGGTTAAGGCTCTAGGAGGCATCTTCGGCCATTCCTATGCCCTGATTGCGGATGCCATAGAATCAGGAGCGGATGTTTTTACCTCTACGATGTTATGGATAGGCTTGAAGTGGTCTGCAAAGCCTGCTGACGACAATCACCCCTATGGTCATGGAAAAGCCGAGGCGTTAGTTGCTTTGGGTATTTCTCTGGCATTAGTGATAGCGGCTGGTATTATTATTCGGGATAGTGTGCTGCATATTATGGAACCGCATAAAACCCCGGCTCCATACACACTTATTATTCTGGTGGTGGTAATACTTACTAAAGAACTTCTGTACCGCTTTGTACTAAAAACTGGAACTGAAATTAATAGCGGAGCAGTAAAAGCAGATGCATTTCACCACCGTAGTGATGCGATTACTTCTGCTGCTGCATTTATAGGAATATCTATAGCATTAATTGGTGGCGAGGGTTATGAGGTGGCAGATGACTTTGCGGCTCTAATGGCAGGAGGATTCATCATTTACAACGCCTGCGGCATTGCCCGACCGGCCATTGGTGAACTGCTGGATGAAGCTCTGGAGCCCGACCTGCAAGAGGATATCTCTGGCATTGCTTTGAGCGTTAATGCTGTGCAAGTTGTACAAAAGTGCCGTTCCCGGAAAATGGGCACTGGCTACCATGTGGATTTACACATCTGGATCAATGGAGATTTGACGGTAAAACATGGCCATGATATAGCCCATGAAGTAAAGGACAAAATAATGAAAAATGTACCCTATGTATTGGATGTACACATTCATGTGGAGCCAAATTCAACACAAAAAGAAAGTTGGCATGATCAAAGAACTCGAAAATAA
- a CDS encoding Fur family transcriptional regulator → MIKELENKLKEKDIRPTAMRLLVLEALTSREAAISLSDLEKAFEKSDRVTLFRTLKTFQENGLVHSIDDGTGAPKYALCEEGCECNIERDLHVHFHCRVCSETFCLPKYKIPEIDLPSKFKGEEANLVVKGVCPDCK, encoded by the coding sequence ATGATCAAAGAACTCGAAAATAAACTCAAAGAAAAGGACATCCGACCAACAGCCATGCGGCTGTTGGTGCTGGAAGCCCTGACCAGTCGGGAGGCCGCCATCAGCCTTTCCGACCTGGAAAAAGCATTTGAAAAGTCAGACAGGGTAACACTATTCCGCACCCTGAAGACCTTTCAGGAAAATGGACTGGTACACAGTATAGATGACGGTACCGGAGCACCTAAATACGCCTTATGCGAAGAGGGATGCGAGTGCAATATCGAACGGGACCTGCACGTGCATTTTCATTGCCGGGTGTGTAGCGAAACCTTCTGTTTGCCCAAGTACAAAATCCCGGAAATTGACCTGCCAAGCAAGTTCAAAGGCGAAGAAGCCAACCTGGTGGTAAAGGGTGTTTGCCCTGATTGTAAGTAA
- a CDS encoding bestrophin family protein, with protein MLLIKRISIIDFIKIIKVDIVLISSFAVVVGIFDQYEFLDKISVPIGVTAVFGTAVALLLGFRTNQAYERWWEARIIWGAIVNDSRTLVRQCVSLFEKNNERYVALVREIADQQIIWWAIVKKTTFFSQGH; from the coding sequence ATGCTTCTAATTAAAAGAATATCCATAATCGACTTTATCAAAATCATTAAGGTAGATATTGTACTTATCTCCTCGTTTGCGGTTGTGGTAGGTATTTTCGATCAATACGAATTTCTTGACAAAATTTCGGTTCCTATTGGCGTCACTGCCGTTTTTGGTACTGCGGTAGCCTTGCTGTTGGGTTTTCGAACCAATCAAGCCTATGAGCGTTGGTGGGAAGCCCGTATTATTTGGGGTGCTATTGTCAACGATTCCAGAACACTGGTCAGGCAGTGTGTTTCACTTTTTGAGAAGAACAACGAGCGCTATGTAGCTCTGGTTAGAGAAATAGCTGATCAGCAGATCATCTGGTGGGCAATCGTTAAGAAAACTACCTTTTTCTCGCAGGGTCATTAA
- a CDS encoding bestrophin family protein produces MLRAKEKGMVNDFQQVQIDSTIARLCDSMGKCELIKNTVFPKAHSLLIHLIIYVFATMLPFGLSDEYLAVEIGLTIGIPIIFIGIEKTSILMQNPFENRPLDTPTTDLAETIEINIRQKIGETDVPEKKKPTDYYVL; encoded by the coding sequence TTGTTAAGGGCAAAAGAAAAGGGTATGGTAAATGATTTTCAGCAGGTGCAAATCGATAGCACCATCGCCAGGTTATGTGATTCTATGGGCAAGTGCGAACTTATAAAAAACACGGTCTTTCCCAAAGCACACAGCCTGTTGATCCATTTGATCATTTATGTGTTTGCCACCATGCTACCGTTTGGCTTATCAGATGAGTACCTGGCAGTAGAAATAGGCCTGACTATTGGTATCCCGATCATTTTTATTGGCATCGAAAAAACCTCCATTCTCATGCAGAATCCTTTTGAGAACCGACCCCTGGATACGCCCACGACAGACCTGGCGGAAACGATAGAAATAAACATCAGACAAAAGATTGGAGAAACGGATGTTCCTGAAAAGAAAAAACCGACAGACTATTATGTTTTATAG
- a CDS encoding MgtC/SapB family protein, translated as MDFQTEITLIPRLLVALVLGVLIGLDREIDGHAAGIRTYAAVCLGAALVTIINSHIEVADQTRIVANIVSGIGFLGAGIIFKDGSKNFISGLTTAATIWATAAVGIAIGYGMYLIASVTSALLILLLISHHFPFLKKKNIRK; from the coding sequence ATGGACTTTCAAACTGAAATAACTCTCATACCCAGACTACTTGTTGCCCTGGTACTTGGTGTTTTGATAGGACTCGACAGGGAAATTGACGGGCATGCCGCAGGAATCCGAACGTATGCTGCCGTTTGCCTGGGTGCGGCTTTAGTCACAATTATCAACTCCCACATTGAAGTAGCAGACCAGACCCGAATTGTTGCCAATATTGTTTCAGGCATTGGCTTTCTGGGTGCCGGTATCATTTTCAAAGATGGATCCAAAAATTTTATTTCAGGCCTGACAACCGCAGCTACTATTTGGGCCACTGCTGCTGTAGGAATTGCTATTGGATATGGCATGTACCTTATCGCAAGTGTCACATCCGCCTTGCTTATTCTATTATTGATTTCACATCATTTCCCTTTTTTAAAGAAGAAAAATATCAGAAAATGA
- a CDS encoding heavy metal translocating P-type ATPase, with product MKKLQIKIPLLLPEVPDEKDQCVHKLIQKLQDKEGLEKVHVADQTDNGVPQLCFHYDPELISIDRIQSLAEQTGAEITQKFGHKLIEVEGIRHSRHARHIERDLRGMPGIMEASVSASGMVRIEYDATQVDETDILKALRKEGLDIPDTQVSAERFLDKVKEAEKGEEQKEEADKEHDHEEGEDHDHSHGGIFGKNTELIFSIICGALLGIGFGLSYVEAVPSWVSLVLYIGAYFFGGYFTAKEAIQTVAKGGFEIDFLMLVAAIGAAILGEWAEGALLLFLFSMGHALEHYAMNKARKSIAALAELAPKTAWLKRNGKTEEVGIEELSIGDIIVVKPNSKISADGVVVSGQSSVNQAPITGESVPVDKVPVDNPDKDWSKEKDIKDENRAFSGTINGNSTLELKVIKVAKDSTLSRLVKLVNEAQTQKSPTQRLTDKFEKYFVPSVLVLVVILNFAFLVLDETFSESFYRSMAVLVAASPCALAIATPSAVLSGVARAAKSGVLIKGGRPLEDLGVLTALAFDKTGTLTEGKPKLTEVIALGDVNEEELLKIAVAVENLSDHPLAKAVVRDGKERLNGADVPDAKDLEAVLGKGIKASLGNSKVYIGNMDLFVSLDDNKPEKEIEEKVKSLESDGNTTMLIRQNDKYIGIIALMDTPRKEAKSTLEELKKLGIKRMIMLTGDNQKVADAVAKEIGLTDAWGSLLPEEKVEAIKELKEKESKVAMVGDGVNDAPAMANSTVGVAMGAAGSDVALETADIALMADKLETLPFAIGLSRKAKGIIKQNLWVSLGIVALLIPLTISGIATIGPAVLIHEGSTLVVVFNALRLLAYKK from the coding sequence ATGAAAAAGCTACAGATAAAAATACCTCTACTGTTGCCCGAAGTACCGGATGAGAAAGATCAATGTGTCCATAAGCTGATTCAAAAGCTTCAAGACAAAGAAGGTCTGGAAAAAGTGCATGTTGCAGACCAAACAGATAATGGCGTACCTCAGCTATGCTTTCATTACGACCCCGAGTTAATCTCCATAGACCGTATCCAGTCGCTGGCAGAGCAAACAGGGGCGGAAATCACCCAAAAATTTGGACACAAACTCATAGAAGTAGAAGGCATTCGCCATTCCCGCCATGCCCGACATATTGAGCGTGACCTTCGGGGGATGCCCGGTATTATGGAAGCTTCCGTATCGGCATCCGGCATGGTGCGGATTGAGTATGATGCGACTCAGGTGGATGAAACGGATATCCTGAAAGCGCTGAGAAAAGAGGGACTTGATATACCGGATACCCAGGTAAGTGCCGAACGTTTTCTTGATAAGGTAAAAGAAGCTGAAAAAGGCGAAGAGCAAAAAGAAGAAGCTGACAAGGAACATGACCATGAGGAAGGTGAAGATCATGATCATTCGCATGGCGGTATTTTCGGTAAAAACACCGAGCTGATCTTTTCTATTATCTGTGGAGCATTGCTCGGAATTGGCTTTGGATTGTCTTATGTAGAGGCTGTGCCTTCCTGGGTGAGCCTCGTATTATACATCGGAGCATACTTCTTTGGCGGCTATTTTACAGCCAAAGAAGCGATTCAAACCGTGGCCAAAGGCGGCTTTGAAATTGACTTTCTCATGCTGGTAGCAGCCATTGGCGCAGCCATTCTGGGCGAATGGGCCGAAGGTGCCTTATTGTTATTCCTGTTCAGCATGGGCCATGCACTGGAGCATTATGCCATGAACAAAGCCCGTAAATCCATTGCTGCTTTGGCAGAGCTCGCTCCTAAAACGGCATGGCTTAAGAGAAATGGCAAAACCGAAGAAGTCGGTATTGAGGAATTGAGCATCGGTGACATCATTGTCGTAAAACCCAACAGCAAAATCTCAGCCGATGGGGTGGTTGTCAGCGGGCAAAGTAGTGTAAACCAGGCGCCTATCACCGGGGAAAGTGTGCCGGTTGATAAAGTGCCAGTGGATAACCCCGATAAAGACTGGTCGAAGGAAAAAGACATCAAAGACGAGAACCGGGCTTTTTCCGGTACCATCAATGGCAATAGCACACTTGAACTCAAAGTGATTAAAGTAGCGAAGGACTCTACACTTTCTCGCCTGGTGAAACTGGTCAATGAAGCCCAGACCCAGAAATCACCTACACAACGGCTCACCGATAAATTTGAGAAATATTTTGTGCCGTCTGTACTGGTTTTGGTGGTCATACTCAATTTTGCATTTCTGGTACTGGACGAAACCTTTAGCGAAAGCTTCTACCGATCAATGGCCGTATTGGTGGCAGCCAGCCCTTGTGCTTTGGCCATTGCCACACCGAGTGCAGTGCTAAGTGGAGTAGCCCGGGCAGCCAAAAGTGGCGTACTTATCAAAGGGGGGCGTCCCTTGGAAGATTTGGGAGTACTTACCGCCCTGGCTTTTGACAAAACCGGAACACTTACCGAAGGTAAACCCAAGCTCACCGAAGTAATTGCTTTAGGTGATGTAAACGAGGAAGAACTGTTGAAAATAGCTGTAGCTGTAGAAAACCTCAGCGACCATCCTCTGGCCAAAGCTGTGGTGCGGGATGGTAAAGAGCGATTGAATGGTGCAGACGTACCTGATGCAAAAGACCTGGAAGCTGTACTTGGTAAAGGGATAAAAGCTTCGCTGGGCAACAGCAAAGTGTATATCGGTAATATGGACTTGTTTGTATCCCTGGATGATAATAAGCCAGAGAAGGAAATAGAAGAAAAAGTAAAGTCACTGGAGTCAGATGGTAATACGACCATGCTGATCCGTCAAAATGACAAATACATTGGCATTATTGCTCTGATGGATACACCCAGAAAGGAAGCAAAAAGTACGCTCGAAGAATTAAAAAAACTTGGCATCAAACGCATGATCATGCTTACCGGGGATAACCAAAAAGTAGCCGATGCAGTGGCCAAAGAAATTGGGCTGACAGATGCGTGGGGTAGTTTGTTACCGGAAGAAAAGGTTGAAGCAATTAAAGAGCTTAAGGAAAAGGAATCCAAAGTAGCGATGGTTGGAGATGGCGTGAATGACGCCCCGGCCATGGCAAATAGCACCGTAGGTGTTGCCATGGGAGCGGCAGGCAGCGATGTAGCGCTGGAAACAGCCGATATCGCCTTGATGGCTGATAAGTTGGAAACCTTGCCTTTTGCCATAGGTTTAAGTAGAAAAGCCAAAGGCATTATCAAGCAGAACCTTTGGGTGAGCTTGGGAATAGTAGCCTTGTTGATACCGCTAACAATTTCAGGAATTGCGACCATCGGGCCCGCCGTGCTTATTCATGAAGGCTCCACCTTGGTGGTAGTCTTTAATGCGTTGAGATTATTGGCATATAAGAAATAG
- a CDS encoding DUF3703 domain-containing protein, whose product MKLNTRIPKSLKPYFEEELNLYRFNRNQNDLPTAWYHLERAHILGQAYPWHHSYVHWKMLLFGIYIKNYKEIIGQIPRLLVGGVKSFVGYIPVGNTGGANVPPLKPMAIPDEIMDVFKKAGVKPLA is encoded by the coding sequence ATGAAACTAAACACAAGAATACCCAAATCGCTCAAACCGTACTTTGAGGAAGAGCTGAATCTGTATAGGTTTAATAGAAATCAAAACGACCTACCCACGGCATGGTACCATCTGGAAAGGGCTCATATTTTAGGCCAGGCTTATCCCTGGCACCACAGTTATGTGCACTGGAAAATGCTGCTCTTCGGTATTTATATTAAAAATTATAAGGAAATTATTGGGCAGATTCCTCGCCTTTTGGTTGGAGGAGTAAAATCATTTGTGGGCTATATTCCGGTTGGCAATACCGGAGGGGCAAATGTACCACCTCTTAAGCCAATGGCAATTCCTGATGAAATCATGGATGTATTCAAAAAGGCGGGAGTAAAACCGCTCGCATAA
- a CDS encoding cation transporter → MKKSTFHISKMDCPSEEQMIRMKLEPYYEVKQLSFDIANRKLEVYHTGEVDKIHQAISELKLNDRLENTEDEAELPVAVDDTQQRKILWWVLGINFGFFVVEMATGLISRSMGLIADSLDMLADSIVYGLSLFAVGAVMSHKKKVAKISGYLQMGLALLGFSEVLRRFFSESETPLFEWMIIVSVLALIGNLISLWLINKAKSDEAHMQASAIFTSNDIVVNGGVILAGVLVYFLDSKWPDLAIGGIVFTFVIRGAVRILNLAK, encoded by the coding sequence ATGAAAAAATCAACTTTCCATATCAGCAAGATGGACTGTCCCTCAGAGGAACAGATGATCCGTATGAAGCTGGAACCTTATTATGAGGTAAAGCAACTTTCATTTGATATAGCCAATCGTAAACTGGAGGTATATCATACAGGAGAAGTGGACAAGATCCATCAGGCCATTAGCGAACTCAAACTTAACGACCGGTTGGAAAATACGGAAGATGAAGCCGAATTACCGGTGGCTGTAGACGATACCCAACAGCGCAAAATCCTGTGGTGGGTGCTGGGCATCAATTTTGGCTTCTTTGTAGTAGAGATGGCAACAGGGTTGATATCCCGCTCTATGGGTTTGATAGCCGACTCACTGGATATGCTGGCAGATTCCATCGTCTATGGCCTGAGCTTATTTGCTGTTGGTGCAGTTATGTCTCACAAGAAAAAAGTAGCCAAAATCAGTGGTTATCTTCAAATGGGGCTGGCATTATTAGGTTTTTCAGAAGTATTGCGAAGGTTTTTCAGTGAAAGCGAAACTCCCCTGTTTGAGTGGATGATCATCGTATCAGTACTGGCCCTTATCGGCAATCTGATTTCGCTCTGGCTCATCAATAAGGCTAAGAGCGATGAAGCGCACATGCAGGCAAGCGCCATCTTCACTTCCAATGACATTGTCGTAAATGGCGGAGTGATCCTGGCCGGCGTTCTGGTTTATTTTCTGGATAGTAAATGGCCTGACCTGGCGATTGGTGGCATTGTCTTCACTTTTGTAATAAGGGGAGCTGTGAGAATATTAAATTTGGCTAAATGA
- a CDS encoding HAD family hydrolase: MNLSGIKHLVFDLGGVIIDLDTQATFKAFEKISGIPMVEWVKGVHESQLFLDYEQGLLGDAEFRDGLRNLCGVGLADDVLDKAWNAMLGAIPMHRINKVIELGKTYRTFVLSNTNGIHERAFNQILLDSSGNPTLDHFFHKVYFSHVMKMRKPETEIYQTVLEENNLNPREVLFLDDKPENLRGAEKLKIQTFLVPSPDSWLELF; the protein is encoded by the coding sequence GTGAATCTTTCAGGAATTAAGCATCTCGTATTTGATCTTGGTGGCGTCATCATCGACCTCGACACACAGGCAACTTTCAAAGCTTTTGAGAAAATTTCCGGGATACCCATGGTCGAGTGGGTAAAAGGAGTGCATGAAAGCCAGCTCTTTCTTGATTATGAACAAGGCCTACTTGGCGATGCGGAATTCCGTGACGGGCTGAGGAATCTCTGTGGAGTGGGACTAGCTGACGATGTGCTCGATAAGGCATGGAATGCTATGCTCGGCGCCATACCCATGCACAGAATCAATAAGGTCATTGAACTTGGTAAGACATACCGGACCTTTGTGCTAAGCAATACCAATGGCATTCACGAACGGGCCTTTAACCAAATTCTGCTCGATTCATCAGGCAATCCAACCCTCGACCATTTTTTCCACAAAGTGTACTTCTCACACGTGATGAAAATGCGAAAGCCGGAAACGGAAATCTACCAGACAGTGTTAGAAGAAAATAATTTAAACCCCAGGGAGGTGCTCTTTCTGGATGACAAGCCAGAGAACCTTAGAGGGGCTGAGAAGCTTAAAATACAAACGTTTCTAGTACCTTCGCCCGATAGCTGGTTAGAACTGTTTTAG
- a CDS encoding site-2 protease family protein: protein MEEIEGSSPERSLQEQIKELEIAEKKKEQKRLFIHIGLFIATFICTTLAGAEWSRNKFLLFSEGYTWADFVAGMEFSIPFLTILTFHEFGHYLTAKYYKIKVTLPYYLPLWLGFLGSPSIGTMGAFINIKGKIKTRQQYFDIGIAGPLAGFVVALFVLWYGFTHLPPQEDIFQIHPEYAQYGLDYPNHVYSDSTASIGLGNTILFDFFKEHVTTQPELLPHPNEIIHYPWILAGYLALFFTALNLLPIGQLDGGHIVYGLLGLKNSRLVSAGLYIVFIFYAGLGIVTPFMDWTAITTFFMMPVPNLFAIPVYIYFLKWVMQSLTDNDMNRWMVAVGIFTAQFVVSFIFPTVEGYSGWLLYGIILGRFIGIYHPPVAQDEPLDFNRKVLGWIALIIFVICWSPNPFTT, encoded by the coding sequence ATGGAAGAAATAGAGGGAAGCAGCCCGGAGCGGTCACTTCAGGAGCAAATTAAAGAGCTGGAAATAGCGGAGAAAAAGAAGGAGCAGAAGCGGCTTTTTATTCATATTGGTCTTTTTATTGCTACGTTTATTTGTACCACCCTGGCCGGCGCTGAGTGGAGTAGAAACAAGTTCCTGCTTTTCAGCGAAGGATATACCTGGGCTGATTTTGTGGCTGGCATGGAGTTTTCTATACCGTTTCTGACCATTCTCACCTTTCACGAATTCGGGCATTATCTCACCGCCAAGTACTATAAAATCAAAGTTACCCTGCCTTACTACCTGCCGCTTTGGCTGGGGTTTCTGGGGTCGCCCAGCATAGGCACTATGGGCGCCTTCATCAACATCAAAGGTAAAATTAAAACCAGGCAGCAATACTTTGATATTGGTATTGCAGGGCCACTGGCAGGTTTCGTTGTAGCACTTTTTGTGCTTTGGTATGGGTTCACTCACCTGCCACCTCAAGAGGATATTTTCCAGATTCACCCTGAGTACGCCCAATATGGCCTCGACTATCCTAACCATGTCTATAGCGATTCTACTGCATCTATTGGCCTGGGCAACACCATCTTGTTCGATTTCTTTAAGGAGCATGTGACCACACAACCAGAGCTGCTGCCTCATCCTAACGAGATCATTCACTATCCATGGATACTCGCCGGCTACCTGGCGCTGTTTTTTACAGCGCTTAACCTGCTGCCCATTGGCCAACTCGACGGAGGGCACATTGTTTACGGCCTGCTTGGGCTCAAAAATTCAAGACTGGTATCAGCCGGCCTCTACATTGTTTTTATCTTCTATGCAGGGTTGGGCATAGTTACGCCTTTTATGGACTGGACTGCAATAACCACTTTTTTCATGATGCCGGTTCCTAACCTCTTCGCCATTCCGGTGTATATCTATTTTTTGAAGTGGGTCATGCAAAGCCTGACCGACAACGATATGAATCGCTGGATGGTGGCCGTAGGCATCTTTACGGCTCAGTTTGTGGTTTCATTCATTTTCCCAACAGTGGAAGGCTACAGTGGCTGGCTGCTTTACGGGATCATCCTGGGCCGGTTTATTGGCATCTATCACCCGCCAGTAGCGCAAGACGAGCCGCTTGATTTCAACCGCAAGGTGCTGGGGTGGATTGCCCTGATTATTTTTGTGATTTGCTGGAGTCCTAACCCGTTTACAACCTAG
- a CDS encoding rhodanese-like domain-containing protein, with protein sequence MTILPQELKTLIDSKADFLLLDVREEWEYEEYHIGGLNIPLNSLPFRLQEIASWKSKMIVIHCKAGTRGRTGTKYLLKHGFLAVKNLEGGVQAFIETFPQAILN encoded by the coding sequence ATGACAATCCTCCCCCAGGAGTTGAAGACCTTAATTGACTCCAAAGCAGACTTCCTGCTGTTGGACGTAAGAGAAGAATGGGAGTACGAAGAATACCACATAGGCGGCCTCAATATCCCATTGAACAGTCTCCCTTTCAGGCTACAGGAAATTGCCTCGTGGAAAAGCAAAATGATTGTGATCCACTGCAAAGCAGGCACCAGAGGCCGAACGGGTACAAAGTATCTACTGAAGCATGGGTTTTTGGCTGTGAAGAACCTTGAGGGTGGGGTTCAGGCGTTTATTGAAACCTTTCCACAAGCTATCCTCAACTAG